The Urocitellus parryii isolate mUroPar1 chromosome 6, mUroPar1.hap1, whole genome shotgun sequence genome includes a window with the following:
- the Mybl2 gene encoding myb-related protein B isoform X1 yields MSRRTRGEELDELHYQDIDSDVLEQKDSKCKVKWTHEEDEQLRALVRQFGQQDWKFLASHFPNRTDQQCQYRWLRVLNPDLVKGPWTKEEDQKVIELVKKYGTKKWTLIAKHLKGRLGKQCRERWHNHLNPEVKKSCWTEEEDRIICEAHKVLGNRWAEIAKMLPGRTDNAVKNHWNSTIKRKVDTGGFLSDSKDCKPPVYLLLELEDKDSHQSAQPAEGQENLMTSWPSASITIKEEEGSEGEAVATAMSKEQEPVPAELDGVHTPELLEEFPKHEDQEGSPPETSLPYKWVVEAANLLIPAVGSSFSEALDLIESDPDAWCDLSKFDNLPEEPSVEGSVDSSSGQPQALLQQQQQQQALPVRQPAALAPNVTEYRLDGHTISDLSRSSRGELIPISPSTEVGGLGIGTPPSMLKRQKKRRVALSPVTENSASMSFLDSCNSLTPKSTPVKTLPFSPSQFLNFWNKQDTLELESPSLTSTPVCSQKVVVTTPLHRDKTPLHQKHAAFVTPDQKYSMDNTPHTPTPFKNALEKYGPLKPLPQTPHLEEDLKEVLRSEAGIELIIEDDTRPEKQKRKPGLRRSPIKKVRKSLALDIVDEDVKLMMSTLPKALSLPTNVPSSSSSLSLPGVKEDNSLLNQGFLQAKPEKVVAQKPRGHFPAPAPMTSAWKTVACGGTRDQLFMQEKARQLLGRLKPSHTSRTLILS; encoded by the exons TGAGGAGCTTGATGAGCTGCACTACCAGGACATTGATTCAGACGTTCTGGAGCAGAAAGACAGCAAGTGCAAGGTTAAATGGACCCATGAAGAG GATGAGCAGCTGAGGGCTCTGGTGAGGCAGTTTGGACAGCAAGACTGGAAGTTCTTGGCCAGCCACTTTCCC AACCGCACGGACCAGCAATGCCAGTACCGATGGCTGAGGGTTTTGAATCCAGACCTTGTCAAAGGGCCATGGACCAAAGAGGAAGACCAGAAG GTTATTGAGCTGGTCAAGAAGTATGGCACAAAGAAGTGGACTCTGATTGCCAAGCACCTGAAGGGCCGGCTGGGGAAGCAGTGCCGGGAGCGCTGGCACAATCACCTCAACCCTGAGGTGAAGAAGTCCTGCTGGACCGAGGAAGAGGACCGCATCATTTGTGAGGCCCACAAGGTGCTGGGCAACCGATGGGCCGAGATTGCCAAGATGCTGCCGGGGAG GACAGACAATGCCGTGAAGAATCACTGGAATTCCACCATCAAAAGGAAGGTGGACACGGGAGGCTTCCTCAGTGACTCCAAAGACTGCAAACCTCCTGTGTACTTGTTGCTGGAGCTCGAAGACAAGGACAGCCACCAGAGTGCCCAGCCTGCAGAAGGCCAG GAAAATCTCATGACCAGCTGGCCCTCAGCATCCATTACCATAAAGGAAGAGGAGGGTAGTGAGGGGGAAGCTGTGGCAACTGCCATGTCCAAGGAGCAGGAGCCTGTCCCTGCAGAGCTGGATGGAGTGCACACCCCAGAGCTGCTGGAGGAGTTCCCCAAGCATGAAGACCAGGAGGGCTCCCCCCCAGAAACCAGCCTACCCTACAAGTGGGTGGTGGAGGCTGCAAACCTCCTCATCCCTGCTGTGGGGTCCAGCTTCTCTGAAGCCCTGGACTTGATCGAGTCG GACCCCGATGCTTGGTGTGACCTGAGTAAGTTCGACAACCTCCCCGAGGAGCCCTCTGTAGAGGGCAGCGTTGACAGCAGCTCGGGGCAGCCCCAAGCATTAttacagcagcagcagcagcaacaggcaCTGCCAGTCCGCCAGCCCGCTGCCTTGGCACCGAACGTCACAGAGTACCGCCTGGACGGCCACACCATCTCGGACCTGAGCCGGAGCAGCCGGGGTGAACTGATCCCTATCTCCCCCAGCACTGAAGTGGGAGGCTTGGGTATTGGCACACCACCCTCCATGCTCAAGCGGCAGAAGAAGCGGCGAGTGGCTTTGTCCCCTGTCACAGAGAACAGTGCTAGTATGTCATTTTTGGACTCCTGCAACAGCCTCACCCCTAAGAGCACACCTGTAAAGACTCTCCCCTTCTCACCCTCTCAG TTCCTGAACTTCTGGAACAAACAGGATACTCTAGAGCTGGAGAGCCCCTCACTGACGTCCACTCCAGTATGCAGCCAAAAGGTGGTAGTCACCACGCCCCTGCACCGGGACAAGACACCCCTGCACCAGAAGCATGCTGC GTTTGTAACCCCAGATCAGAAGTACTCCATGGACAACACTCCCCACACGCCAACCCCGTTCAAGAACGCCCTGGAGAAGTATGGACCACTGAAGCCCCTG CCCCAGACCCCGCACCTGGAGGAAGACTTGAAGGAGGTGTTGCGTTCCGAGGCTGGCATTGAGCTCATTATCGAGGATGACACAAGGCCCGAGAAACAGAAGAGGAAACCCGGA CTGCGGAGGAGTCCCATCAAGAAAGTCCGAAAGTCCCTGGCTCTTGACATTGTGGATGAGGATGTGAAGCTGATGATGTCTACACTGCCCAAGGCTCTGTCCTTG CCAACAAATGTCCCATCCAGCTCCTCCAGCCTCTCGTTGCCAGGTGTCAAAGAAGACAACAGCTTGCTCAACCAGGGCTTCCTACAGGCCAAGCCTGAGAAGGTGGTAGCCCAGAAGCCCCGAGGCCACtttccagcccctgcccct ATGACCAGCGCCTGGAAGACAGTGGCCTGCGGGGGGACCAGGGATCAGCTCTTCATGCAGGAAAAAGCCCGGCAGCTTCTGGGCCGCCTGAAGCCCAGCCACACATCGCGTACCCTCATCTTGTCCTGA
- the Mybl2 gene encoding myb-related protein B isoform X2 encodes MSRRTRGEELDELHYQDIDSDVLEQKDSKCKVKWTHEENRTDQQCQYRWLRVLNPDLVKGPWTKEEDQKVIELVKKYGTKKWTLIAKHLKGRLGKQCRERWHNHLNPEVKKSCWTEEEDRIICEAHKVLGNRWAEIAKMLPGRTDNAVKNHWNSTIKRKVDTGGFLSDSKDCKPPVYLLLELEDKDSHQSAQPAEGQENLMTSWPSASITIKEEEGSEGEAVATAMSKEQEPVPAELDGVHTPELLEEFPKHEDQEGSPPETSLPYKWVVEAANLLIPAVGSSFSEALDLIESDPDAWCDLSKFDNLPEEPSVEGSVDSSSGQPQALLQQQQQQQALPVRQPAALAPNVTEYRLDGHTISDLSRSSRGELIPISPSTEVGGLGIGTPPSMLKRQKKRRVALSPVTENSASMSFLDSCNSLTPKSTPVKTLPFSPSQFLNFWNKQDTLELESPSLTSTPVCSQKVVVTTPLHRDKTPLHQKHAAFVTPDQKYSMDNTPHTPTPFKNALEKYGPLKPLPQTPHLEEDLKEVLRSEAGIELIIEDDTRPEKQKRKPGLRRSPIKKVRKSLALDIVDEDVKLMMSTLPKALSLPTNVPSSSSSLSLPGVKEDNSLLNQGFLQAKPEKVVAQKPRGHFPAPAPMTSAWKTVACGGTRDQLFMQEKARQLLGRLKPSHTSRTLILS; translated from the exons TGAGGAGCTTGATGAGCTGCACTACCAGGACATTGATTCAGACGTTCTGGAGCAGAAAGACAGCAAGTGCAAGGTTAAATGGACCCATGAAGAG AACCGCACGGACCAGCAATGCCAGTACCGATGGCTGAGGGTTTTGAATCCAGACCTTGTCAAAGGGCCATGGACCAAAGAGGAAGACCAGAAG GTTATTGAGCTGGTCAAGAAGTATGGCACAAAGAAGTGGACTCTGATTGCCAAGCACCTGAAGGGCCGGCTGGGGAAGCAGTGCCGGGAGCGCTGGCACAATCACCTCAACCCTGAGGTGAAGAAGTCCTGCTGGACCGAGGAAGAGGACCGCATCATTTGTGAGGCCCACAAGGTGCTGGGCAACCGATGGGCCGAGATTGCCAAGATGCTGCCGGGGAG GACAGACAATGCCGTGAAGAATCACTGGAATTCCACCATCAAAAGGAAGGTGGACACGGGAGGCTTCCTCAGTGACTCCAAAGACTGCAAACCTCCTGTGTACTTGTTGCTGGAGCTCGAAGACAAGGACAGCCACCAGAGTGCCCAGCCTGCAGAAGGCCAG GAAAATCTCATGACCAGCTGGCCCTCAGCATCCATTACCATAAAGGAAGAGGAGGGTAGTGAGGGGGAAGCTGTGGCAACTGCCATGTCCAAGGAGCAGGAGCCTGTCCCTGCAGAGCTGGATGGAGTGCACACCCCAGAGCTGCTGGAGGAGTTCCCCAAGCATGAAGACCAGGAGGGCTCCCCCCCAGAAACCAGCCTACCCTACAAGTGGGTGGTGGAGGCTGCAAACCTCCTCATCCCTGCTGTGGGGTCCAGCTTCTCTGAAGCCCTGGACTTGATCGAGTCG GACCCCGATGCTTGGTGTGACCTGAGTAAGTTCGACAACCTCCCCGAGGAGCCCTCTGTAGAGGGCAGCGTTGACAGCAGCTCGGGGCAGCCCCAAGCATTAttacagcagcagcagcagcaacaggcaCTGCCAGTCCGCCAGCCCGCTGCCTTGGCACCGAACGTCACAGAGTACCGCCTGGACGGCCACACCATCTCGGACCTGAGCCGGAGCAGCCGGGGTGAACTGATCCCTATCTCCCCCAGCACTGAAGTGGGAGGCTTGGGTATTGGCACACCACCCTCCATGCTCAAGCGGCAGAAGAAGCGGCGAGTGGCTTTGTCCCCTGTCACAGAGAACAGTGCTAGTATGTCATTTTTGGACTCCTGCAACAGCCTCACCCCTAAGAGCACACCTGTAAAGACTCTCCCCTTCTCACCCTCTCAG TTCCTGAACTTCTGGAACAAACAGGATACTCTAGAGCTGGAGAGCCCCTCACTGACGTCCACTCCAGTATGCAGCCAAAAGGTGGTAGTCACCACGCCCCTGCACCGGGACAAGACACCCCTGCACCAGAAGCATGCTGC GTTTGTAACCCCAGATCAGAAGTACTCCATGGACAACACTCCCCACACGCCAACCCCGTTCAAGAACGCCCTGGAGAAGTATGGACCACTGAAGCCCCTG CCCCAGACCCCGCACCTGGAGGAAGACTTGAAGGAGGTGTTGCGTTCCGAGGCTGGCATTGAGCTCATTATCGAGGATGACACAAGGCCCGAGAAACAGAAGAGGAAACCCGGA CTGCGGAGGAGTCCCATCAAGAAAGTCCGAAAGTCCCTGGCTCTTGACATTGTGGATGAGGATGTGAAGCTGATGATGTCTACACTGCCCAAGGCTCTGTCCTTG CCAACAAATGTCCCATCCAGCTCCTCCAGCCTCTCGTTGCCAGGTGTCAAAGAAGACAACAGCTTGCTCAACCAGGGCTTCCTACAGGCCAAGCCTGAGAAGGTGGTAGCCCAGAAGCCCCGAGGCCACtttccagcccctgcccct ATGACCAGCGCCTGGAAGACAGTGGCCTGCGGGGGGACCAGGGATCAGCTCTTCATGCAGGAAAAAGCCCGGCAGCTTCTGGGCCGCCTGAAGCCCAGCCACACATCGCGTACCCTCATCTTGTCCTGA